From one Lysinibacillus sp. G4S2 genomic stretch:
- the ugpC gene encoding sn-glycerol-3-phosphate ABC transporter ATP-binding protein UgpC produces MAQLLFEHIYKKYDNDTTIIKDFNLEVNDGEFIVFVGPSGCGKSTTLRMIAGLEEITDGDFYIDGKRMNDVAPKDRDIAMVFQNYALYPHMTVFDNMAFGLKLRKYSKKEIEERVKHAAEILGLENYLDRKPKALSGGQRQRVALGRAIVRNAKVFLMDEPLSNLDAKLRVQMRAEISKLHHQLQTTTIYVTHDQIEAMTMASRIVVLKDGIIQQVGTPKEVYDRPANVFVGGFIGSPGMNFFKGTLTESAFIVGDWKLQVPEEKLEYFRNNGYMNKEIILGIRPEDFNNGQTSLDVSDQTKVTVNIEVSELMGSETYLYSKNDGQSFVARVDSSTDVHSQSKIDLMVNMQKAHYFDAQTEKRIIL; encoded by the coding sequence ATGGCTCAGCTATTATTCGAACATATTTATAAAAAATATGATAATGATACAACGATCATAAAAGATTTTAACCTAGAAGTAAATGATGGAGAATTCATCGTTTTTGTAGGACCTTCAGGGTGTGGGAAATCGACAACATTACGTATGATCGCAGGTCTTGAAGAGATTACAGATGGGGACTTTTATATTGATGGAAAGCGTATGAATGATGTTGCACCTAAAGATCGAGATATCGCAATGGTCTTCCAAAATTACGCTCTTTATCCACATATGACGGTTTTCGATAATATGGCATTCGGTTTAAAACTTAGAAAGTATAGCAAAAAAGAGATTGAAGAACGTGTAAAACATGCAGCGGAAATCCTTGGGCTTGAGAATTATTTAGACCGAAAACCTAAAGCACTTTCAGGTGGACAACGTCAGCGTGTGGCATTAGGACGTGCGATCGTTCGGAATGCAAAAGTCTTTTTAATGGATGAACCGTTGTCAAACTTAGATGCCAAGCTACGTGTTCAAATGCGTGCTGAAATTTCGAAATTGCACCACCAATTGCAAACAACAACGATATATGTTACCCATGATCAAATCGAAGCGATGACGATGGCTTCACGTATTGTTGTGTTAAAGGACGGCATCATCCAACAAGTGGGTACACCTAAAGAAGTTTATGATCGACCTGCAAACGTATTTGTAGGAGGTTTTATAGGCTCTCCTGGAATGAATTTCTTTAAAGGAACATTAACAGAAAGTGCTTTTATAGTTGGCGATTGGAAGCTTCAGGTACCAGAAGAGAAGTTAGAGTACTTTAGAAATAACGGATATATGAATAAAGAAATTATCTTAGGTATACGACCAGAAGACTTCAATAATGGTCAAACATCTTTAGACGTATCCGATCAAACGAAAGTAACGGTCAATATTGAAGTATCAGAATTAATGGGATCAGAAACGTATCTCTATTCGAAAAATGATGGTCAATCCTTCGTTGCACGTGTTGACTCCTCAACAGATGTGCATAGCCAATCAAAGATAGACCTTATGGTGAATATGCAGAAAGCTCATTATTTTGATGCTCAAACTGAAAAAAGAATAATTTTATAG
- a CDS encoding IS1182 family transposase, protein MLSKQETLALSPHMAIYDLVVPKDNMLRQMKELIDFTFVLEELETKYCLDNGRYAISPIRMFKYLLLKAIYDISDVDVVERSKYDMSFKYFLDMAPEEGVIEASSLTKFRRLRLQDVQLLDLLIHKTVELAIAQGVLKSKTLIVDATHTKARYQQKSPKEFLQEKSKQVRKAVYQFDETMKSKFPTKPTSQDIQKEVDYCHQVIQIIEENKAIAQIPSVQEKVNVLKEVIEDYELKINYSADPDARVGYKSKENPFFGYKTHLAMSDERLITAVVVTTGEKSDGNYLQELVEKSEQAGIEVNTILGDTAYSGKENLLYTKKKEIQLISRLHPVITNGQRKQESKFEFNKDADLYVCPAGHLAKSKSIKKRKNSTQNTQLKYFFDIEKCKVCPLKEGCYKEGAKTKSYSVSLLSNEHIEQEVFQETESFKQLAKERYKIEAKNSEIKNRHGYNQANATGLFGMQIQAAATLFVVNMKRILKLMNEKSKE, encoded by the coding sequence ATGCTTTCCAAACAAGAAACGCTTGCTCTTAGTCCTCATATGGCAATCTATGATTTAGTTGTGCCAAAAGATAATATGCTTCGTCAAATGAAGGAATTAATTGATTTTACTTTTGTTTTAGAGGAATTAGAGACTAAATATTGTCTAGATAATGGTCGTTACGCTATTTCACCTATTCGTATGTTCAAATATTTATTACTTAAGGCAATTTATGATATTTCTGATGTTGATGTAGTAGAACGTTCTAAATATGATATGTCCTTTAAATATTTTTTAGATATGGCACCAGAAGAAGGTGTTATTGAGGCAAGTTCTTTAACAAAATTCCGTCGATTACGTTTACAAGATGTCCAATTGTTAGATTTACTCATTCACAAAACCGTAGAACTAGCTATTGCACAGGGTGTTTTAAAAAGTAAAACATTGATTGTAGACGCAACACATACGAAGGCACGCTACCAACAGAAGTCCCCGAAAGAGTTTTTACAAGAGAAATCAAAACAGGTACGAAAAGCCGTGTATCAATTCGATGAAACAATGAAATCAAAATTTCCCACTAAACCGACTTCTCAAGATATCCAAAAAGAAGTGGACTATTGTCACCAAGTCATTCAAATAATAGAAGAAAATAAGGCTATTGCTCAAATACCAAGTGTACAAGAAAAAGTAAATGTCCTCAAAGAAGTTATTGAAGATTATGAGCTTAAAATAAATTACTCAGCTGATCCTGATGCACGTGTCGGTTATAAATCTAAAGAGAATCCTTTCTTTGGTTATAAAACACATTTGGCAATGAGTGATGAAAGACTTATAACAGCAGTAGTTGTAACAACAGGTGAAAAAAGTGACGGGAATTATTTACAAGAGCTAGTAGAGAAGAGTGAGCAAGCAGGCATAGAAGTGAACACCATTCTTGGAGATACAGCGTATTCTGGTAAAGAGAATTTATTATACACAAAAAAGAAAGAGATTCAACTCATTTCAAGGCTACATCCTGTTATTACGAACGGTCAACGGAAGCAAGAAAGTAAGTTTGAGTTTAATAAAGATGCCGATTTATATGTGTGCCCTGCTGGACATTTAGCAAAGAGTAAAAGTATTAAAAAGCGTAAGAATTCCACGCAAAATACACAATTAAAATATTTCTTTGATATAGAAAAATGTAAAGTTTGTCCTTTAAAAGAAGGGTGTTATAAAGAAGGAGCGAAAACAAAAAGTTATTCAGTTTCTCTTCTGTCAAATGAACACATAGAACAAGAAGTGTTTCAGGAAACGGAATCCTTTAAACAATTGGCAAAAGAACGCTATAAAATCGAAGCAAAGAATAGTGAAATAAAAAACAGACACGGGTATAATCAAGCAAACGCCACGGGTCTATTTGGTATGCAAATACAAGCAGCCGCAACGCTATTTGTCGTGAATATGAAGAGAATTTTAAAACTAATGAACGAAAAAAGCAAAGAATAA
- a CDS encoding LuxR C-terminal-related transcriptional regulator: MLISTTIKNQIQSISSATSLDDKQVLAVRGFMDIFQFSRVGLYFYSTLSKVGEGILRIDKQGISSLRDWREDVRNMPPIYAAIQERKPKHIDTNLIREIPVKYTNGVSTEMLVVPLSDNSHVVGYACMGSTDTFTVKDSLMYSLGLYGEHLGQIFGKDDYSNNPKKLSKRELEVLQKMSWGESTKEMAASIGISEFTVQDYVRSAIRKLDAFNRVQGVAEALRRGLIQ, from the coding sequence TTGCTTATTAGTACAACGATTAAAAATCAAATACAATCGATCTCTTCTGCTACTTCTCTTGATGATAAGCAAGTTCTTGCCGTTAGAGGTTTCATGGATATTTTCCAATTTTCACGTGTAGGTCTATATTTCTATTCAACACTCAGCAAGGTTGGAGAAGGTATATTACGAATAGACAAGCAAGGGATTTCTTCCTTAAGGGATTGGCGAGAAGATGTACGAAACATGCCACCGATTTATGCTGCTATTCAAGAACGCAAACCGAAGCATATCGATACAAATTTAATTCGAGAGATTCCTGTAAAATATACGAATGGTGTCTCAACAGAAATGCTTGTTGTTCCGCTCAGTGACAATTCACATGTAGTTGGATATGCTTGTATGGGCAGTACAGATACTTTTACTGTTAAGGATAGTCTTATGTATTCTTTAGGTCTGTACGGTGAGCATTTAGGGCAAATTTTCGGCAAAGACGATTACTCAAACAATCCTAAGAAACTGAGTAAAAGAGAGTTAGAGGTTTTGCAAAAAATGTCCTGGGGAGAAAGTACAAAGGAGATGGCAGCATCTATTGGTATTAGTGAGTTTACTGTCCAAGATTATGTTCGTTCTGCCATTCGCAAACTTGATGCTTTCAATCGTGTCCAAGGAGTTGCCGAAGCATTACGTAGAGGTCTAATTCAATAA
- a CDS encoding iron-containing alcohol dehydrogenase gives MNNSFSEFHLRTAISSGEGSRKQLLQMIHGLGGKRVLLVTDKGLVQAGITNEIIDLFQGPDSFIELVGIFDAIEQDAKAQNITKAVQFFKDQQADTLVALGGGSVLDAVKGIKWLLGKESDDMEGLLLNSVREFPPEAKPSSVPHIAIPTTAGTGAEVSPMAVIFNEKLGAKFVVRTPYLNADIAILDPELTVGLPPRITAFTGMDALTHAIEGYFSTTATPFTDSYALHAAQIIAENLPKVVKDGANVKARENMLIASAMAITAFGFGNNGVPVHNMAHVFGAKFRIPHGLANAVLLPNVMAAIPSLYLPKIKGFAKALGIENSSSDDLECLREVIQFIRDLRDEIEMPETFSEFDIQPSALESIVQEVQNDSAAGKFLIPAEIILKVTNEVSAVTSRKVEQ, from the coding sequence ATGAATAATTCTTTTTCGGAATTTCATTTAAGAACCGCTATCTCAAGTGGAGAAGGTTCAAGGAAGCAACTTTTACAAATGATTCATGGGTTAGGTGGCAAAAGAGTTTTATTAGTAACAGATAAAGGGCTAGTTCAAGCAGGAATTACTAATGAAATCATTGATTTGTTTCAGGGGCCAGATAGTTTTATAGAATTGGTTGGTATTTTTGATGCTATCGAACAAGATGCCAAAGCCCAAAATATTACGAAGGCGGTTCAATTTTTTAAAGATCAGCAGGCAGATACGTTGGTTGCACTTGGCGGAGGAAGCGTGCTAGATGCAGTGAAAGGGATTAAGTGGTTGCTTGGGAAAGAAAGTGATGATATGGAGGGGCTATTGCTAAATAGTGTAAGAGAGTTTCCTCCAGAAGCAAAGCCAAGTAGCGTTCCACACATAGCCATCCCAACTACTGCTGGAACAGGCGCAGAAGTATCGCCAATGGCAGTTATTTTCAATGAAAAATTAGGTGCAAAATTTGTTGTAAGAACACCTTATTTAAATGCAGATATTGCTATTTTAGATCCAGAGTTAACGGTTGGATTGCCTCCTCGGATAACGGCATTTACAGGAATGGATGCATTAACACATGCAATTGAGGGGTACTTTTCAACAACTGCCACACCATTCACAGATTCGTATGCATTGCATGCAGCTCAAATAATTGCAGAAAATCTACCGAAAGTAGTGAAAGATGGGGCCAATGTAAAAGCACGTGAAAATATGCTAATAGCCAGTGCGATGGCAATTACTGCTTTTGGCTTTGGTAATAATGGCGTGCCTGTACATAATATGGCGCATGTCTTTGGAGCAAAATTTAGAATTCCACATGGATTAGCAAATGCTGTTCTTTTACCGAATGTAATGGCTGCCATTCCTTCACTCTATTTGCCAAAAATTAAAGGCTTCGCAAAAGCGTTAGGAATCGAAAATTCATCATCAGATGATTTGGAATGTTTAAGGGAAGTTATTCAGTTCATTCGAGATTTACGCGATGAAATAGAGATGCCAGAAACATTTTCTGAATTCGACATCCAACCTTCCGCGCTAGAGTCAATTGTTCAAGAAGTCCAAAACGATTCAGCTGCAGGAAAGTTTCTGATCCCAGCAGAAATTATTTTGAAGGTAACCAATGAAGTTTCAGCTGTAACATCGCGTAAAGTTGAACAATGA
- a CDS encoding alpha/beta hydrolase, which translates to MLDPQAKVFLDTLKGRPSNSTLTVEENRAKNKELRKLAGPTESVAEVRDYMIPVEGGEIGLRIYKPEGEGLFPIFIYIHGGGWVLGDLETVDVPCRNIVNKANCIVVSVDYRLAPEHKFPTPLMDCYAAAKWVFEHAHELNGDSEKIAVGGDSAGGNLAAAVTMMARKSGEFNFVSQVLIYPVVDFSFNTDSYKENGKDYFLTYESMVWFSQAYLEKETDKGNIYAAPLLAEDLTKLPPALVITAEYDPLRDEGLAYAERLKSAGVPVTSTCYKGMIHGFFWMSGILEQGKEAVNEVATYLANNFNKLNVFGKEEIT; encoded by the coding sequence ATGCTGGACCCTCAGGCAAAAGTATTTTTAGATACTTTGAAAGGAAGACCGTCAAACTCGACGTTAACGGTTGAAGAAAATCGGGCAAAAAACAAAGAACTTCGCAAACTGGCAGGCCCTACTGAATCTGTAGCAGAGGTGCGTGACTATATGATTCCAGTAGAAGGTGGCGAAATTGGACTGAGGATTTATAAGCCAGAAGGTGAAGGTTTATTTCCTATTTTTATCTACATTCATGGTGGGGGATGGGTTTTAGGAGATCTTGAAACAGTAGATGTGCCCTGTCGGAATATCGTAAATAAAGCAAACTGTATCGTAGTATCTGTAGACTATCGTTTAGCTCCCGAGCATAAATTTCCAACGCCATTAATGGATTGCTATGCAGCGGCAAAATGGGTGTTTGAACATGCACATGAATTAAATGGAGATTCTGAAAAAATAGCTGTTGGCGGAGATAGTGCAGGTGGGAATTTGGCAGCAGCAGTTACAATGATGGCGCGAAAAAGTGGAGAATTTAATTTTGTGTCACAAGTATTAATTTATCCAGTGGTGGATTTCTCTTTTAATACCGATTCGTATAAAGAAAATGGAAAAGATTATTTTTTAACATATGAGAGTATGGTGTGGTTTTCACAAGCATATTTGGAGAAAGAAACGGATAAAGGAAATATTTATGCAGCACCGTTACTTGCAGAAGATTTGACCAAATTACCTCCAGCGTTAGTCATCACAGCAGAATATGATCCTTTACGTGATGAAGGATTAGCATATGCAGAGCGACTAAAATCCGCAGGTGTTCCAGTAACATCGACATGTTATAAAGGCATGATACACGGATTCTTTTGGATGAGTGGAATTTTAGAACAAGGAAAAGAAGCGGTAAATGAGGTTGCTACCTATCTAGCAAACAATTTCAATAAATTAAACGTTTTCGGAAAAGAGGAGATAACATGA
- a CDS encoding NAD(P)/FAD-dependent oxidoreductase, with protein MTNTNKGVNVDAIVIGAGFAGLYMVHRLREAGFSVQAFEAAPDVGGVWYANRYPGARCDSESIIYNYTFSEELIQEWTWTSRFPEQAEILKYLSFVADRLDLRRSIQFNTRIAAAHYDKKQKKWLIYTDEGEKLTAKYFITGVGCLSASNIPNFKGLTSFQGQAYHTGHWPHEKVDFTGKRVGLIGTGSSGIQATPVIAQEAEHLTVFQRTPAYSTPARNYPYDPEFLKQVKENYADIRQKIRWSKMGYLHTIVNDRSALEDSPEQRNEEYEKIWERGGLGFSQTYNDLLVDEAANETASEFIRLKIAETVKDPKVAEKLKPSYYYSAKRPVLDTNYYETFNRENVTLIDVKSSPIVEVTPKGLKTSEQEHELDILVFATGYDAMTGPLFKIDIRGKNGVSLKEKWEDGTQTRTYLGLTTAGFPNMFMITGPESPSVLSNVPISIEQHVEWIGDCMEHMREQGIETIEAKVEAEEAWSKHCFELAQKTLMTKVDSWYTGANIEGKSRGFLIYVGGVGEYRKICDEVAAKNYESFNLTLKTEKIPLS; from the coding sequence ATGACCAATACAAATAAGGGAGTAAATGTAGACGCAATTGTTATTGGAGCGGGCTTTGCAGGATTATATATGGTTCACCGTTTAAGAGAAGCGGGATTTTCAGTGCAGGCTTTTGAAGCAGCACCAGATGTAGGTGGCGTTTGGTATGCCAATAGATATCCTGGAGCGAGATGTGACTCAGAAAGTATTATTTATAACTACACATTCTCAGAGGAATTAATTCAGGAATGGACATGGACTTCTAGATTCCCGGAGCAAGCAGAAATTTTAAAATATTTGAGTTTTGTAGCAGATCGCTTAGATTTACGTCGTAGTATTCAGTTTAATACACGCATTGCAGCAGCACATTATGATAAAAAGCAAAAAAAGTGGCTTATTTATACGGATGAGGGAGAGAAATTAACTGCAAAGTATTTTATCACGGGTGTAGGTTGTTTATCTGCCTCGAATATTCCGAACTTTAAAGGCTTAACTAGCTTTCAGGGGCAAGCGTATCATACAGGACATTGGCCACATGAAAAGGTAGATTTTACAGGGAAACGAGTTGGTTTAATTGGGACAGGCTCAAGTGGAATCCAAGCTACGCCAGTGATTGCACAAGAAGCGGAACATCTTACTGTTTTCCAACGAACGCCAGCATATAGTACGCCTGCGAGAAACTATCCGTATGATCCAGAATTTCTGAAACAGGTGAAGGAAAACTACGCTGACATTCGTCAAAAAATTCGCTGGTCTAAAATGGGATATCTTCATACGATTGTGAATGATCGTTCCGCCCTTGAAGATTCACCGGAACAACGTAATGAAGAATATGAAAAGATTTGGGAACGAGGCGGCTTAGGGTTTAGTCAAACGTATAATGATCTTTTAGTCGATGAGGCTGCCAATGAAACAGCAAGTGAATTTATTCGCTTAAAAATTGCTGAAACAGTGAAAGATCCAAAAGTAGCTGAAAAATTAAAACCAAGTTATTACTACTCGGCTAAACGACCAGTATTGGATACAAATTATTACGAAACATTTAATCGTGAGAACGTCACTCTAATTGATGTGAAATCTTCTCCAATTGTAGAAGTGACACCAAAAGGCTTAAAAACTTCTGAGCAGGAACATGAATTAGATATTCTTGTTTTTGCGACAGGTTATGATGCAATGACAGGTCCGTTATTTAAAATTGATATTCGTGGTAAAAACGGTGTATCACTGAAAGAAAAATGGGAAGACGGTACTCAAACAAGAACTTATTTAGGGCTTACAACTGCAGGATTTCCGAATATGTTTATGATTACTGGACCTGAAAGCCCATCTGTACTTTCCAATGTGCCTATATCAATTGAGCAACATGTAGAGTGGATTGGTGATTGCATGGAGCATATGCGTGAGCAAGGGATTGAAACGATTGAAGCGAAAGTAGAAGCGGAAGAAGCTTGGAGTAAGCATTGCTTTGAGTTAGCGCAAAAAACGCTTATGACAAAAGTAGACTCATGGTACACAGGAGCAAATATAGAAGGGAAATCTCGAGGATTCCTCATTTATGTAGGCGGTGTAGGTGAATATCGCAAAATTTGTGATGAAGTAGCTGCTAAAAACTACGAGAGTTTTAACCTAACTCTCAAAACAGAAAAGATACCACTTTCGTAA
- a CDS encoding NAD-dependent succinate-semialdehyde dehydrogenase, whose amino-acid sequence MYINGKWITTDTLFDVHNPATGEKVDSVYFVGEKETEDAIKAAEKAFKEWSSLAAEQRSSYLWKIVEKLKEQREAFAQIITKEMGKTIHHARQEVASSIAFFQWYAEEARRIYGDIVPASAANKRIQVIKQPVGVVGAITPWNFPLSMAARKLGPALATGCTIVLKPSKEAPLSSIALFKIFDEIDLPEGVANLVMGSSGPIANTLMKSKAVKKISFTGSTEVGKVLIGQSAETVKRVSMELGGHAPFIVFDDADLELAVDGLIKSKFGSNGQQCVCPNRIYVQEKIYDEFSEKLNKRVRNIQVGNGLDEGNDMGPLINAEALEKVHEQVENAVGLGASILNGGRKLSDGQYAQGYFYDPTVLANVTDDMLIVKEETFGPVIPLIKFQTEEEVIQRANDIEYGLASYFYTTDLSRNYRVSEQLDYGMVGVNDALPFAVQAPFGGVKESGMGREGGKYGLEDYLDIKMISVQI is encoded by the coding sequence ATGTATATTAATGGGAAGTGGATTACGACAGATACGTTGTTTGATGTTCATAATCCAGCAACTGGAGAAAAGGTGGATTCGGTATATTTTGTAGGTGAAAAAGAAACAGAGGACGCAATTAAGGCAGCAGAAAAGGCCTTTAAAGAATGGTCTTCACTTGCCGCAGAGCAACGAAGCTCATATTTATGGAAAATAGTCGAAAAGCTCAAAGAACAAAGAGAAGCATTTGCTCAAATCATTACGAAAGAAATGGGGAAAACCATTCATCATGCGAGGCAAGAGGTTGCTTCAAGTATAGCTTTCTTTCAATGGTATGCCGAAGAGGCTCGTAGAATTTATGGTGATATTGTTCCTGCATCAGCCGCTAATAAACGTATTCAAGTAATTAAGCAACCTGTAGGGGTAGTTGGAGCGATTACACCTTGGAATTTTCCGTTGTCGATGGCTGCGAGAAAACTGGGACCTGCTTTAGCAACGGGCTGCACGATTGTTTTGAAACCGTCTAAAGAAGCGCCGTTATCGTCTATTGCACTTTTTAAAATCTTTGATGAAATTGACCTTCCTGAAGGGGTAGCGAATTTAGTGATGGGTAGTTCCGGCCCTATTGCAAATACATTGATGAAAAGTAAAGCCGTTAAAAAAATTTCATTTACAGGATCTACAGAAGTAGGAAAAGTGTTAATTGGCCAATCCGCAGAAACGGTAAAACGTGTATCGATGGAGTTAGGTGGACACGCTCCGTTTATCGTTTTTGATGATGCAGATCTTGAATTAGCGGTTGATGGACTGATAAAAAGTAAATTCGGTTCTAATGGCCAACAATGTGTTTGTCCAAATCGTATTTATGTACAAGAAAAAATTTATGATGAATTTTCGGAAAAGTTAAATAAAAGAGTTCGAAATATTCAGGTTGGTAACGGATTAGATGAAGGAAATGACATGGGACCTTTAATCAATGCGGAAGCACTTGAAAAAGTTCACGAACAAGTTGAAAATGCGGTGGGGTTAGGTGCTAGCATTTTAAATGGCGGAAGAAAATTATCGGATGGTCAGTATGCTCAAGGATATTTTTATGATCCAACAGTTTTAGCTAATGTTACAGATGACATGCTAATCGTAAAAGAAGAGACATTTGGGCCTGTTATTCCATTGATTAAATTCCAAACAGAGGAAGAAGTAATTCAACGAGCAAACGATATTGAATATGGATTAGCTTCGTATTTTTATACTACGGATTTATCCCGCAACTATAGGGTTTCTGAACAATTGGACTATGGGATGGTTGGGGTGAATGATGCATTACCATTCGCAGTTCAGGCACCATTTGGTGGTGTAAAAGAAAGTGGAATGGGCCGAGAAGGTGGCAAGTACGGCTTAGAGGATTATTTAGATATCAAGATGATTTCTGTGCAAATTTAG